In the Apteryx mantelli isolate bAptMan1 chromosome 1, bAptMan1.hap1, whole genome shotgun sequence genome, one interval contains:
- the MRPL51 gene encoding large ribosomal subunit protein mL51: protein MAALVQAAGRALLGRAALLPRAARSISCGAARVPHVKEPPQPKQVDRWTEKRALFGVYDNVGILGDFKAHPKDLIVGPKWLRGWRGNELQRCIRKKQVVGDRMFVDDYHKLNKRIRYLYRRFNRTGKHR, encoded by the exons ATGGCGGCGCTGGTGCAGGCGGCGGGACGGGCCCTgctgggccgcgccgcgctgctgccgcgggCCGCGCGGAGCATTAGCTGCG GGGCGGCCCGGGTTCCCCACGTGAAGGAGCCGCCGCAGCCCAAGCAGGTGGATCGCTGGACAGAGAAGCGAGCCTTGTTCGGGGTTTACGACAACGTGGGGATCCTGG GTGACTTCAAGGCCCACCCTAAGGACCTCATCGTGGGGCCCAAGTGGCTGCGGGGCTGGCGGGGGAATGAGCTGCAGCGGTGCATTCGCAAAAAGCAGGTGGTGGGAGATCGGATGTTTGTGGATGACTACCACAAACTCAACAAGAGGATCCGGTACTTGTACAGGCGCTTCAATCGCACGGGGAAGCACCGCTAG